A single Ignavibacteriales bacterium DNA region contains:
- a CDS encoding RpiB/LacA/LacB family sugar-phosphate isomerase: protein MKKLITENDILNLFKKGQNSIIIPKNSLITPAAKDKIKELGISISSEVSLQKKSDAEILSPAQTIIALGNDHNGFAYKSFLLDYLYKKGYKLVDVGSYDAKPADFPELAKRACMKILNRESHFAILTDATGNASAMVCNKFKGIRAATGYNEFTAKSSREHNNANVLCLGAKALGENSLTSIVDTWLSTSFGGERHQKRLDIVSEIEKNNFK, encoded by the coding sequence ATGAAGAAACTGATTACAGAAAATGATATTTTGAACCTCTTTAAGAAGGGACAAAATTCAATAATTATTCCAAAAAATTCTTTGATTACTCCCGCGGCAAAGGATAAAATAAAGGAATTAGGGATAAGTATATCATCTGAAGTCTCACTACAGAAAAAATCTGATGCTGAAATATTATCTCCTGCACAGACCATTATCGCACTGGGTAATGATCACAATGGATTCGCTTATAAATCCTTTTTACTGGATTATCTTTATAAAAAAGGTTATAAACTGGTTGATGTTGGCAGCTATGATGCCAAACCAGCTGATTTTCCTGAGCTAGCAAAAAGGGCATGCATGAAAATTCTCAATAGAGAATCTCATTTTGCAATCCTTACTGATGCTACCGGTAATGCTTCGGCAATGGTCTGTAATAAATTTAAGGGTATCAGAGCGGCTACAGGGTATAATGAATTTACCGCAAAGAGTTCGCGGGAACATAACAATGCGAATGTTTTATGCCTTGGAGCAAAAGCGCTGGGGGAAAATTCCCTTACATCAATTGTTGATACCTGGTTGTCAACATCGTTTGGGGGAGAGCGACACCAGAAGCGGCTTGATATCGTATCTGAAATCGAAAAAAATAATTTTAAATAA
- a CDS encoding NTP transferase domain-containing protein — translation MKIYAVIMAGGVGSRFWPRSRERKPKQLINIFGENSLIQNTVSRLRGLVEPENTFIITNKFHKEEILNQLQGINPENVIAEPVGRNTAPCILLASRVIYERDKDSVCLVLPADHLIKEEDNFRDTLKKAAEYAYASDNLLTIGIAPTRPETGYGYIQIEGKEISSRIHPVKTFAEKPNYATAVRFLESGDFYWNSGMFIWKTGVILQELQRHLPDLYKDFNDLLLPSSNPGFESSVERIYNSIRGISIDYGVMEKSDKVSLIKSNFIWSDVGSWEEVYQLSEKNGNGNVFEGTVYSDSTLDTFVYSPDKFTAIIGAENLLVINTKDSLLICRRDKAQDVKKVVEFLKDQKLDDLV, via the coding sequence ATGAAAATTTATGCTGTTATAATGGCCGGCGGTGTTGGTTCACGATTCTGGCCCAGAAGCCGTGAAAGAAAACCAAAGCAACTAATTAATATTTTCGGTGAAAATTCATTAATACAAAATACCGTTAGCAGGTTAAGGGGCCTTGTAGAACCTGAAAATACGTTTATCATTACAAACAAATTTCATAAAGAAGAAATCCTTAACCAGCTTCAGGGAATAAATCCTGAGAATGTAATTGCGGAGCCTGTCGGCAGAAATACGGCTCCCTGTATTTTACTGGCCTCAAGAGTAATCTATGAACGGGATAAAGATTCAGTCTGTCTGGTACTGCCAGCTGATCACCTGATTAAAGAAGAAGATAATTTCAGGGATACACTCAAAAAAGCTGCTGAATATGCTTATGCTTCTGATAATCTCCTCACCATCGGTATTGCACCGACCCGTCCTGAGACCGGATATGGATATATTCAGATAGAGGGAAAAGAAATAAGCAGCAGAATTCATCCTGTTAAAACTTTTGCCGAAAAACCAAATTACGCAACAGCGGTAAGGTTTTTAGAATCAGGTGATTTTTACTGGAACAGCGGAATGTTCATTTGGAAAACAGGGGTCATTCTTCAGGAATTGCAGAGACATCTTCCTGATCTCTATAAGGATTTTAATGATCTTCTCCTGCCATCTTCAAATCCGGGGTTTGAATCATCAGTTGAGAGAATTTACAACAGTATTCGAGGAATCTCTATTGATTACGGAGTGATGGAAAAATCCGATAAAGTCAGTCTCATAAAATCAAATTTCATCTGGAGCGATGTAGGAAGCTGGGAAGAAGTGTATCAGCTCTCTGAAAAGAACGGCAACGGAAATGTGTTCGAAGGCACTGTATATTCCGATTCCACACTTGATACTTTTGTCTATTCTCCTGACAAATTTACCGCAATAATCGGCGCTGAAAATCTTCTGGTCATTAACACAAAGGACAGTCTCCTGATCTGCAGAAGGGATAAAGCTCAGGATGTAAAAAAGGTTGTTGAATTTCTTAAAGATCAAAAACTAGACGATTTAGTCTGA
- the alr gene encoding alanine racemase — MRPTKAVINLSNLRENYLNIRKHSFPSRVIPVVKANGYGHGAAEVAFSLLKTDFPPEIFAVAMTEEAITLRKAGIETPILVFENLSGGNITEHLEYRLTPTIADADGLRVFSAISEEKRGNLHPAVKVDTGMGRLGFTIEEVAEALRTLVNGKNSGIHSVYTHLATSDEQDLSFARLQVERYLSLTRDLQNQGLPVGFTHFSNSGGIHNLDQQGADFVRAGISLYGYYPSEFCNQRIPLKPVMSLVSEVETIRYFKQGESVSYGRKYIVTEKTQIASIPAGYADGIPRILSGKISVRIGEKEYRQTGTITMDRIMIDCGNDPIDKNAKVILFGETGTTADTWAKIAHTISYEITCGISARVPRVYI; from the coding sequence ATGCGTCCCACTAAAGCAGTCATTAACCTTTCTAATCTCAGAGAAAATTATCTCAACATTAGGAAACACAGTTTTCCTTCGAGAGTTATTCCTGTGGTTAAAGCAAACGGTTATGGCCATGGGGCTGCGGAAGTGGCATTTTCTTTATTAAAAACCGATTTTCCGCCTGAAATTTTTGCCGTCGCGATGACCGAGGAGGCCATAACCTTAAGGAAAGCGGGAATTGAAACTCCGATTTTGGTATTTGAAAATCTTTCAGGGGGTAATATAACAGAACATCTTGAATACAGACTTACGCCTACTATAGCGGATGCTGACGGCTTACGTGTGTTTTCAGCTATTTCAGAGGAAAAACGGGGTAATCTGCACCCGGCCGTAAAAGTGGATACGGGAATGGGCAGACTGGGATTTACAATTGAGGAAGTGGCTGAGGCGCTCCGCACTCTGGTTAACGGCAAAAATTCCGGAATTCACTCAGTTTATACCCATCTGGCGACTTCGGATGAGCAGGATTTATCATTTGCACGGCTTCAGGTTGAAAGATATTTATCTTTGACAAGGGACTTACAGAATCAGGGATTGCCCGTCGGATTTACACATTTTTCAAACAGCGGCGGAATTCACAATCTTGATCAGCAAGGTGCGGATTTTGTGCGGGCCGGAATATCACTTTATGGCTACTATCCGTCTGAGTTTTGCAATCAACGTATTCCGTTAAAACCTGTGATGTCTCTGGTTTCTGAAGTCGAGACGATTCGATATTTTAAGCAAGGTGAATCAGTTTCTTACGGAAGGAAGTATATCGTAACTGAAAAAACGCAGATAGCGTCCATACCAGCCGGCTATGCGGATGGTATTCCGCGTATTCTGTCTGGAAAAATTTCGGTGCGTATCGGTGAAAAAGAGTACCGGCAGACAGGAACTATAACCATGGACCGGATTATGATTGACTGCGGAAATGATCCCATTGACAAAAATGCTAAAGTAATCCTTTTTGGTGAAACAGGAACAACTGCTGATACCTGGGCAAAAATTGCCCATACAATTTCATATGAAATAACCTGCGGAATATCAGCACGGGTTCCAAGGGTATATATCTGA
- a CDS encoding NADH-quinone oxidoreductase subunit A encodes MMTEFGKILAFMILAIVFVIVGIFTAYLIRPHRPTDEKLLTYECGENAQGSPWVRFNFRFYIVALIFLIFDVEIVLLVPWVIIYQEYGIIGFVTGFAFIFLLVAGMVYEWRKGDLEWDRPESEKFMSNTFKLPQVTLPAKKVKEEVTN; translated from the coding sequence ATCATGACTGAATTCGGTAAAATCCTGGCTTTCATGATTCTGGCTATAGTTTTTGTTATAGTTGGAATTTTTACAGCCTACCTCATAAGACCCCATCGCCCTACCGACGAAAAATTATTAACATACGAATGCGGAGAAAATGCTCAGGGCTCCCCCTGGGTCAGGTTTAATTTCCGTTTTTATATAGTAGCCCTGATATTCCTGATATTTGACGTGGAAATTGTGCTGCTTGTACCATGGGTGATAATTTACCAGGAATACGGAATCATTGGATTTGTAACTGGATTTGCCTTTATTTTCCTCCTTGTAGCAGGTATGGTTTATGAGTGGAGAAAGGGCGATCTGGAATGGGACCGGCCGGAAAGTGAGAAATTCATGTCAAATACGTTTAAGTTACCGCAGGTTACCCTGCCAGCCAAAAAAGTAAAAGAAGAGGTTACAAATTAA
- the nuoB gene encoding NADH-quinone oxidoreductase subunit NuoB, translating into MGLLDQKFENENIVITNLEDLLNWSRLSSLWQVGFGLACCAIEMMATSASHYDFDRFGVIPRPSPRQSDIIIISGTVTLKMATRVKRLYEQIPDPKYVISMGSCANCGGPYWEHGYHVLKGVDRIIPVDVYVPGCPPRPEALLEGLLKLQDKIRNESLVRNAS; encoded by the coding sequence ATGGGACTTCTCGATCAGAAATTCGAAAACGAAAATATAGTAATAACCAATCTTGAGGATCTCCTCAATTGGTCCCGCCTGTCATCACTTTGGCAGGTTGGATTTGGTCTTGCCTGCTGCGCAATCGAAATGATGGCTACTTCAGCTTCTCATTACGATTTTGACCGTTTTGGGGTAATCCCCCGCCCATCCCCCCGTCAGTCAGACATCATTATTATCTCGGGTACCGTTACCCTTAAAATGGCTACGAGAGTAAAAAGACTGTACGAACAGATACCTGATCCAAAATATGTAATATCAATGGGAAGCTGCGCCAATTGCGGAGGACCGTATTGGGAGCACGGCTATCATGTGCTTAAAGGGGTGGACAGAATTATACCTGTTGATGTTTATGTCCCCGGATGTCCTCCAAGACCGGAAGCACTCCTGGAAGGACTTCTGAAACTTCAGGATAAAATCCGTAATGAATCTCTTGTTAGGAATGCATCATGA
- a CDS encoding NADH-quinone oxidoreductase subunit C translates to MTQEEIKTYITEHYPALSGLDFDKSASDKALEVPADKLIDLMSVLYGDSELKMDNLILLSAVDDFNGTKSTLEDGSTVMTGGTLSVYYHLESLSLRHKFNVVVHVPRETPDVPSVTFIWQGANFHEREGYDMIGINFTNHPNLIRILMPYDWEAGYPLRKDYKNPEFYQGMKVPY, encoded by the coding sequence ATGACGCAGGAAGAAATTAAAACTTACATCACAGAACATTATCCAGCGCTTAGCGGACTCGATTTTGATAAATCTGCGTCAGATAAAGCTCTTGAAGTACCGGCAGATAAACTGATTGACCTTATGTCAGTTCTTTATGGTGATTCAGAGTTAAAAATGGATAATTTAATCCTCCTTTCAGCTGTTGATGATTTCAATGGTACAAAATCCACACTGGAAGACGGGAGCACGGTTATGACCGGTGGTACCCTTTCGGTGTATTATCACCTTGAATCACTAAGTCTTCGTCATAAATTTAACGTTGTGGTTCACGTTCCCCGGGAGACTCCGGATGTCCCTTCCGTAACTTTTATCTGGCAGGGAGCAAACTTCCACGAACGCGAAGGATATGATATGATTGGGATCAATTTCACAAACCATCCAAATCTTATCCGGATTCTAATGCCTTATGACTGGGAAGCAGGATATCCGCTCAGAAAAGATTACAAAAATCCTGAATTTTATCAGGGAATGAAGGTCCCCTACTGA
- a CDS encoding NADH-quinone oxidoreductase subunit D, producing the protein MSEFLTLPPQQVKTEEMVLNMGPQHPSTHGVLRLEIVLEGEVIVDVKPHVGYLHRCFEKHCEALTYQQIVPYVDRMDYLAAMGNEMGWAIACERLMGIEVPQRVEYIRVIMAELQRIASHLVAVGTYGLDIGAFTPFLYCFRDREKILNLFEITCGARLLYNYMWPGGLSHDIPPDFVRLTKEFLEEFKPTVKELNNLLSYNKIFIERTANVGILPLDAAINYGMTGPNLRASGLKWDLRRDDPYSVYDKFDFDIPVGEGWHGTVGDCWDRYYVRVLEMEQSIRIIEQAIDQIPEGDVSSAIPKRYKPPVGHIYARVENPRGELGYFIVSNGGQQPARVKVRPPSFISLGVMGELCKGHLVADVVAILGSIDIVLGEVDR; encoded by the coding sequence ATGAGTGAATTTTTAACTTTACCCCCTCAGCAAGTAAAAACTGAAGAAATGGTCCTGAATATGGGACCTCAGCATCCTTCTACGCACGGCGTTCTTCGCCTGGAAATCGTTCTTGAAGGAGAAGTAATAGTTGATGTAAAACCGCATGTTGGATATCTGCACAGATGTTTTGAAAAACACTGCGAAGCGCTTACCTATCAGCAGATTGTTCCTTACGTTGACCGGATGGATTATCTGGCCGCGATGGGTAATGAAATGGGCTGGGCAATTGCATGTGAACGCCTCATGGGAATTGAAGTACCACAGCGCGTTGAGTATATCCGTGTCATCATGGCTGAACTGCAGAGAATTGCCTCTCACCTTGTTGCCGTCGGAACTTATGGGCTTGATATTGGAGCATTCACTCCTTTCCTCTATTGCTTTAGAGACCGCGAGAAAATATTAAATCTCTTTGAAATAACCTGCGGCGCAAGACTTCTTTATAATTATATGTGGCCGGGCGGTCTTTCACATGATATTCCCCCTGACTTTGTGAGACTGACCAAAGAGTTTCTCGAAGAATTCAAACCGACTGTAAAAGAACTGAATAATCTTCTTTCATACAATAAGATATTTATTGAAAGAACGGCAAATGTCGGAATACTTCCGCTTGATGCTGCAATTAACTACGGCATGACTGGTCCAAATTTACGGGCTTCCGGCCTTAAATGGGATCTAAGACGAGATGACCCATATTCAGTATATGACAAGTTCGACTTTGATATACCAGTCGGCGAGGGCTGGCATGGAACTGTCGGAGACTGTTGGGACAGATATTACGTACGTGTTCTTGAAATGGAACAGAGCATACGGATTATTGAGCAAGCCATTGATCAGATACCAGAAGGTGATGTAAGTTCTGCCATTCCGAAAAGATATAAACCCCCTGTCGGGCATATCTACGCAAGAGTGGAAAATCCCCGCGGAGAACTCGGTTATTTCATTGTGAGTAACGGCGGACAGCAGCCCGCAAGAGTAAAGGTACGGCCTCCATCTTTTATTAGTCTTGGAGTTATGGGCGAACTTTGCAAAGGCCATCTGGTCGCGGATGTTGTGGCGATTTTAGGAAGTATTGATATTGTACTCGGTGAGGTAGACAGATGA
- the nuoH gene encoding NADH-quinone oxidoreductase subunit NuoH, with the protein MIFDSLFELTNNLFISLTVNAALPLVFIIPFALFAVWWERKVSAHMQDRLGPMRVGKHGWLQTVADILKLIQKEDIVPKVADRKLFNIAPVLTFMGSYAVFAAIPFAGAYIGSDIDLGLLYIVAVSGLVVAGILMAGWASNNKYSLLGAMRSTAQIISYEIPTVVVILTVAIVGGSFNLRELSETQTANAFNWFIFGGSYPLMTKIALIPLMIIAFVIIYISSLAEVNRTPFDIPEAESELVGGYHTEYSGMKFAMFFLSEYANMFAVSVLVASLFLGGYHSPFGYIGDLVGSPLLKGIEQFFWFTFKGLLLVTVQMWLRWTLPRLRVDQLMALCWKYLIPISILNFVIVALLMVL; encoded by the coding sequence ATGATTTTCGATTCTCTTTTTGAGTTAACCAATAACCTGTTCATTTCCTTAACTGTAAATGCTGCTCTGCCTTTAGTTTTTATCATACCCTTCGCGCTTTTTGCGGTCTGGTGGGAAAGAAAAGTATCAGCCCATATGCAGGACCGCCTCGGCCCGATGCGGGTTGGTAAACATGGCTGGCTGCAAACAGTTGCTGATATTTTAAAGCTTATTCAAAAGGAAGATATTGTTCCGAAAGTAGCTGACCGGAAACTATTTAATATCGCTCCGGTACTGACCTTCATGGGAAGCTATGCAGTGTTTGCGGCAATTCCCTTTGCAGGTGCCTATATCGGTTCGGACATAGATCTCGGTCTTCTTTATATTGTGGCAGTTTCCGGGCTGGTTGTCGCAGGCATTCTTATGGCAGGGTGGGCATCGAACAACAAGTATTCCCTTCTTGGTGCAATGCGTTCAACTGCACAGATTATCAGTTATGAAATTCCGACAGTGGTTGTTATTCTTACAGTTGCAATCGTTGGCGGCTCGTTCAATCTGAGAGAGCTTTCTGAAACACAGACTGCTAACGCGTTTAACTGGTTTATATTCGGCGGTTCTTATCCTCTAATGACCAAAATTGCACTTATCCCGTTAATGATAATTGCCTTTGTGATTATCTATATAAGTTCCCTGGCCGAAGTAAACAGAACTCCTTTTGATATCCCAGAAGCAGAATCAGAACTCGTCGGTGGATACCACACTGAATACAGCGGTATGAAGTTTGCGATGTTCTTTCTATCTGAATACGCGAATATGTTTGCGGTATCTGTTCTTGTTGCAAGTCTTTTCCTTGGAGGATATCATTCTCCGTTCGGATATATAGGTGACCTTGTGGGCTCTCCTCTCCTGAAGGGCATTGAACAATTTTTCTGGTTCACGTTTAAGGGACTGCTTCTGGTTACCGTTCAAATGTGGCTCAGATGGACTCTTCCGCGTCTTAGAGTTGATCAGCTCATGGCTCTGTGCTGGAAGTATCTGATTCCCATTTCGATTCTTAATTTTGTTATAGTAGCACTTTTGATGGTCTTATGA
- a CDS encoding NADH-quinone oxidoreductase subunit I yields the protein MREYLSNIYTGLMTVFIGMKITLQHVFTKSVTIQYPDVRVPMVDRVRNRLYVNMDDCIGCDQCARACPVDCITIETVKSLPGEDLGKTSNGKKKALWVTKFDIDIAKCCYCQLCVFPCPTECIYMTDTYEFSEYNRQNLIYNYSTLSPEEAEQKVINFQKFEEEKKAAKAAADAAAAAAKAKEGEAK from the coding sequence ATGAGAGAATATTTATCAAATATTTATACAGGCCTGATGACTGTCTTCATAGGAATGAAGATAACATTACAGCATGTATTCACAAAATCCGTAACGATACAATATCCTGATGTAAGAGTTCCCATGGTTGACAGAGTCAGAAACAGACTATATGTCAATATGGATGACTGCATTGGCTGCGATCAATGCGCACGTGCATGTCCAGTGGATTGTATCACAATTGAAACTGTAAAATCACTTCCCGGTGAAGATCTTGGCAAGACATCAAACGGCAAGAAAAAAGCTCTTTGGGTAACCAAATTTGATATTGATATCGCAAAGTGCTGCTACTGCCAGCTTTGCGTTTTCCCCTGCCCGACCGAATGTATTTACATGACTGATACCTATGAGTTTTCAGAGTATAATCGTCAGAATCTGATCTACAACTATTCAACTCTTTCTCCTGAAGAAGCTGAACAAAAAGTGATCAACTTCCAGAAATTTGAAGAGGAAAAGAAAGCTGCAAAAGCCGCTGCGGATGCTGCCGCTGCTGCAGCAAAAGCCAAGGAAGGAGAAGCTAAATAA
- a CDS encoding NADH-quinone oxidoreductase subunit J — translation MTYYSLVFWLFALITVGSAFIVVMSKNLIYSVFALMLTFFGVAGLYVLLSADFIAIVQLIVYVGGILIVLIFGVMLTNSVLTEGIKNSMTNLLLGSIATGALAGLLILLFTESGLYTNAAVLTPVPLKEISRLFIVDYLVLFELLGVLLLAALIGAASIGRKEKI, via the coding sequence ATGACCTATTATTCTCTTGTTTTCTGGCTGTTTGCCCTTATCACCGTCGGCTCTGCTTTTATTGTTGTTATGAGCAAGAATCTGATATATTCAGTTTTTGCTCTAATGCTGACTTTCTTCGGTGTCGCCGGCTTATACGTTCTTCTGAGCGCTGATTTTATCGCTATTGTTCAGTTAATTGTTTACGTTGGCGGCATTCTGATTGTACTGATTTTCGGAGTGATGCTCACGAACTCAGTTCTTACAGAAGGAATTAAAAACAGCATGACCAATCTGCTGCTGGGTTCAATTGCGACCGGTGCACTGGCTGGTCTTCTCATTCTTCTTTTTACCGAAAGCGGTTTATATACGAATGCAGCAGTTCTGACGCCTGTTCCGTTGAAAGAAATCTCACGGCTATTTATAGTTGATTACCTGGTGCTTTTTGAACTGCTCGGTGTTCTTCTTCTTGCTGCACTTATCGGTGCTGCTTCTATCGGAAGAAAGGAGAAAATCTAA
- the nuoK gene encoding NADH-quinone oxidoreductase subunit NuoK: MSEITLNHFLVISSLLFSLGLYAMITRKNSILILMGVELMLNAANINFVAFSHFGNFGASGHLNALVIIVLAAAEAAVALAIVLNIYRNFNTVNADEADKLKE, from the coding sequence ATGTCTGAAATCACCCTCAATCATTTTCTTGTTATCAGTTCGCTGTTGTTCAGTCTGGGGCTTTATGCAATGATCACAAGAAAAAATTCAATCCTCATTCTGATGGGTGTTGAACTGATGCTTAATGCTGCAAATATTAATTTTGTGGCTTTCTCCCATTTTGGAAACTTTGGCGCATCGGGCCATCTTAACGCACTGGTTATTATAGTACTTGCCGCTGCTGAAGCAGCCGTTGCACTGGCCATTGTGCTCAATATTTACAGGAATTTTAATACAGTAAACGCTGACGAAGCAGATAAACTAAAAGAGTAA
- the nuoL gene encoding NADH-quinone oxidoreductase subunit L, giving the protein MNSEFLSLIAIIALFAPLAGFFTTLLLNKWTKNAHYAEMFFIGLNVIAAGILLFMTSGDLHSLHLISSFNWIEFPGITIELGFQFDSLSVILLFGVALISFLVHTFSLEYMHGDKRYSRYFAYLGIFTFSMNGIVITNNLLMMYIFWELVGLSSYLLIGFWFEKTSASDAGKKAFIANRFGDFGMLAGILLVFVTFGTFSFDGIKEGLLSGVLPFNSGFWLTVMGVLLFCGAIGKSAQFPLHVWLPDAMEGPTPVSALIHAATMVAAGVYMVIKIYFLLSADALLVIAVIGALSALIPATIAFTQYDIKKVLAYSTLSQLGLMVMAIGLGAFGFAFFHLMTHAFFKAGLFLAAGSVIYGMHHEQDIRHMGGLRKYMPKTFLAFAIYTLAISGVPFTSGFLSKDAILNATMIYGSLTGNWFFAVVGFGVTFLTAFYMFRLLFKVFIKGNISGVEHHIAHGHKVHESPNVMVIPLLILAALSVFPFYSFNPLSGENGWLMKGMNFASSAVPDGLRYSFMTLAGTSATGYTEAYAEASHHYHYIAMALSLLFAFGGFMLSYTVYFKEKISTDIYKEKFRPVYNFLYNKWYFDELYEVIVVKFSMLVSRVLYWFDATIVDGLVNLSAYVTRKVSDLGGLFDKYVVDGLVNFTAMFTGLIGLFMRKLQTGKIQTYVAFIVVSIVLIFFFYARQ; this is encoded by the coding sequence ATGAATTCTGAGTTTCTCTCTCTTATTGCAATAATCGCACTCTTTGCTCCGCTGGCAGGATTTTTTACAACTCTCCTGCTTAATAAATGGACAAAGAATGCTCATTATGCGGAGATGTTCTTTATCGGATTAAATGTTATTGCCGCAGGTATCCTGCTGTTTATGACTTCCGGTGATTTACATTCACTTCATCTTATTTCGAGTTTTAACTGGATAGAGTTCCCCGGCATTACTATTGAGCTGGGATTTCAGTTTGACAGTCTCTCGGTAATCCTGCTTTTCGGCGTGGCTCTTATCAGTTTTCTGGTTCATACCTTTTCTCTCGAATACATGCACGGTGATAAAAGATACTCACGCTACTTTGCGTATCTGGGTATCTTTACCTTCTCAATGAACGGAATCGTTATTACGAATAACCTCCTTATGATGTATATCTTCTGGGAACTGGTAGGACTCTCCTCTTACCTGCTTATCGGGTTCTGGTTCGAAAAAACATCTGCTTCGGACGCGGGTAAAAAAGCGTTCATCGCGAACAGATTCGGTGATTTCGGAATGCTTGCGGGTATTCTTCTGGTATTTGTGACCTTCGGAACTTTCTCATTTGACGGCATTAAAGAAGGTCTCCTGAGCGGCGTTCTTCCATTCAACAGCGGTTTCTGGCTCACTGTTATGGGCGTTCTTCTTTTCTGCGGTGCTATCGGAAAATCGGCTCAATTTCCCCTGCATGTCTGGCTGCCAGATGCAATGGAAGGCCCGACCCCTGTAAGCGCACTGATCCATGCTGCAACAATGGTGGCAGCCGGTGTTTACATGGTCATTAAAATATACTTCCTGCTATCAGCTGATGCATTACTGGTTATTGCAGTTATCGGAGCTTTATCAGCACTGATTCCGGCTACCATTGCATTCACTCAATATGACATCAAGAAAGTACTCGCCTATTCTACACTCAGCCAGCTTGGCTTGATGGTTATGGCAATCGGACTTGGCGCCTTCGGTTTTGCATTCTTTCATCTCATGACTCATGCTTTCTTTAAGGCTGGCTTATTTCTTGCAGCAGGTTCAGTTATTTATGGTATGCACCATGAGCAGGATATAAGACACATGGGCGGACTAAGAAAGTATATGCCTAAAACATTTCTTGCATTCGCGATTTATACATTGGCGATTTCCGGAGTTCCATTTACTTCAGGATTCCTGAGTAAAGATGCAATCCTGAATGCCACAATGATCTACGGTTCATTAACTGGAAACTGGTTTTTCGCGGTCGTTGGTTTTGGAGTTACATTCCTGACAGCCTTTTATATGTTCAGACTTCTCTTCAAAGTGTTCATCAAAGGAAATATAAGCGGTGTAGAGCATCATATAGCTCATGGTCATAAAGTCCATGAGTCCCCAAATGTTATGGTCATCCCGCTTCTGATTCTGGCTGCACTTTCAGTATTTCCGTTTTACTCATTTAATCCTCTTTCAGGTGAAAATGGCTGGCTGATGAAGGGAATGAACTTTGCCTCCTCAGCTGTACCCGATGGATTGCGGTACTCATTCATGACTTTAGCAGGTACATCAGCTACAGGATATACAGAAGCGTATGCTGAGGCATCGCATCATTACCATTACATAGCTATGGCTCTTTCCCTGCTCTTTGCCTTTGGCGGATTTATGTTATCATACACCGTTTATTTTAAGGAAAAGATCTCAACAGACATATATAAAGAGAAGTTCCGTCCGGTTTATAACTTTCTTTACAACAAGTGGTACTTTGATGAGCTTTATGAGGTAATAGTAGTAAAGTTTTCTATGCTCGTAAGCAGAGTTCTTTATTGGTTTGATGCAACTATCGTAGATGGTCTGGTTAATTTATCCGCATATGTAACCCGTAAAGTTTCTGACTTAGGCGGTCTGTTTGACAAATATGTTGTTGATGGTTTGGTGAATTTTACAGCAATGTTCACCGGACTTATAGGTTTATTTATGCGGAAGCTGCAGACTGGTAAAATTCAGACTTATGTGGCTTTCATTGTAGTTTCAATAGTTTTAATATTTTTCTTTTACGCAAGACAGTAG